In Virgibacillus sp. NKC19-16, a single genomic region encodes these proteins:
- the gyrA gene encoding DNA gyrase subunit A: MAEERSNVQGINLSKEMRTSFLDYSMSVIVSRALPDARDGLKPVHRRILYAMNDLGMHSDKPHKKSARIVGEVIGKYHPHGDSAVYETMVRMAQDFSYRYMLVDGHGNFGSVDGDSAAAMRYTEARMSKISMELLRDINKDTVDFQDNYDGTEREPAVFPARFPNLLVNGTSGIAVGMATNIPPHHLGETIDAVLALSENPEITIDELMEDYIHGPDFPTAGKILGKSGIRKAYETGKGSITIRAEANIEEQPNGKETIIVTELPYQVNKARLIEKIAEHVREKRIEGISDLRDESDRTGMRIVIEIRRDSNANVVLNNLYKYTALQTTFGINTLALVGGQPKVLTIKQCLEHYLEHQKVIIKRRTAFELRKAEARAHILEGLRIALDHLDEVITLIRNSKTTDIAKDGLMERFELSEKQSQAILDMRLQRLTGLEREKIENEYSELMDLIAELKAILASEEKVLEIIREELTEVKERFSDKRRTEIAVGGADFFEDEDLIPEENIVITLTNKGYIKRLPASTYRRQNRGGRGIQGMGTNEDDFVEHLVSTSTHDTILYFTNKGKVYKTKGYEVPEFNRTAKGIPIINLLQVEKGEWVNAVISVNEFSEDYYFFFTTRHGISKRTSLSHFKNIRKGGLIAVGLREEDELISVRLTDGMKDILIATRNGYLIRFEESQIRTMGRTAAGVKGISLRGEDEVVSMEILEEGSNILHVTNKGYGKQTPEEEYRRINRGGKGIFTSKLSDKTGHVVAVKAVSGHEDLMLITVAGVLIRIPVDSISETGRNTMGVRLIRLQEEEEVATVTRIEEEEEHEVESDNSTDE; this comes from the coding sequence ATGGCAGAGGAACGATCAAACGTTCAAGGGATTAATCTGAGTAAAGAGATGCGTACATCATTTCTGGATTATTCCATGAGTGTTATAGTCTCACGCGCATTACCTGATGCACGTGACGGATTAAAACCGGTACACCGGAGAATTTTATATGCAATGAATGATTTAGGGATGCATTCTGACAAGCCACATAAAAAGTCAGCACGTATTGTTGGTGAGGTCATTGGTAAGTATCATCCACATGGTGACTCCGCCGTTTATGAAACGATGGTACGGATGGCACAAGACTTCAGCTATCGCTATATGCTCGTAGATGGTCATGGGAACTTCGGGTCTGTAGATGGTGATTCTGCAGCTGCCATGCGTTATACCGAGGCAAGAATGTCCAAGATTTCCATGGAGTTATTACGAGATATTAATAAAGATACGGTTGATTTTCAGGATAACTATGATGGAACAGAACGTGAACCAGCAGTTTTCCCTGCCCGTTTCCCGAATTTACTGGTAAATGGTACGTCAGGAATCGCAGTAGGCATGGCGACAAACATTCCGCCACATCATTTAGGTGAAACGATTGATGCAGTACTGGCACTTAGTGAAAATCCTGAGATAACAATTGATGAGCTAATGGAAGACTATATCCATGGGCCGGACTTCCCTACAGCAGGGAAAATTTTGGGGAAAAGCGGTATTCGTAAAGCATATGAAACCGGGAAGGGCTCTATTACGATACGTGCAGAAGCAAATATCGAAGAACAGCCAAATGGCAAGGAAACAATCATTGTTACTGAATTGCCTTATCAAGTAAACAAGGCAAGACTAATTGAAAAAATAGCAGAACATGTTCGTGAAAAACGTATCGAGGGCATTTCAGATCTACGCGATGAATCCGATCGTACGGGGATGCGTATTGTGATTGAAATACGCCGTGATTCCAATGCGAATGTCGTTTTGAATAATTTATATAAATATACCGCACTGCAAACGACGTTTGGTATCAATACACTCGCACTCGTTGGTGGTCAGCCAAAGGTACTGACAATTAAGCAATGCTTAGAACACTATCTCGAACATCAAAAGGTGATCATCAAACGCAGGACCGCATTTGAATTACGTAAAGCAGAAGCACGTGCCCATATTTTAGAAGGGTTGCGTATTGCGCTGGATCATTTGGATGAAGTTATTACCCTCATCCGCAATTCAAAAACGACGGACATTGCCAAAGATGGTTTAATGGAGCGCTTTGAGTTATCCGAAAAGCAATCACAAGCTATTTTGGATATGCGCCTGCAACGTTTAACTGGTTTAGAACGTGAAAAAATTGAAAATGAATACAGTGAACTGATGGATCTCATTGCTGAATTAAAGGCTATTTTAGCAAGTGAGGAAAAAGTACTCGAAATCATTCGGGAAGAACTGACGGAAGTGAAAGAACGCTTTAGCGATAAACGTCGTACAGAAATTGCGGTTGGTGGGGCAGACTTTTTCGAGGATGAGGATTTAATTCCTGAGGAAAATATTGTTATTACCCTTACCAATAAGGGATATATCAAACGTCTGCCGGCATCAACCTACCGCAGGCAGAATCGCGGCGGACGCGGCATTCAGGGGATGGGTACGAATGAGGACGATTTCGTTGAGCATCTCGTCTCCACCTCCACGCATGATACGATATTATACTTTACAAACAAAGGAAAAGTATACAAGACGAAAGGATATGAGGTTCCTGAATTTAACCGAACGGCAAAAGGTATCCCGATTATTAATCTGCTGCAGGTAGAAAAAGGTGAATGGGTCAACGCCGTTATCTCGGTGAATGAATTTAGTGAGGATTACTACTTTTTCTTTACGACAAGACACGGTATATCCAAGCGAACTTCCCTTTCCCATTTTAAAAACATCCGAAAAGGTGGCTTAATCGCGGTTGGATTGCGCGAGGAAGATGAATTGATTTCTGTTCGACTCACCGATGGAATGAAGGATATCTTAATTGCTACGAGGAACGGTTACCTCATTCGATTTGAGGAATCCCAAATTAGAACCATGGGAAGGACAGCTGCCGGGGTAAAAGGTATTTCCCTGAGAGGTGAAGATGAGGTCGTCTCCATGGAAATCTTGGAGGAAGGATCAAACATCCTTCACGTTACCAATAAAGGGTATGGAAAACAAACACCGGAAGAAGAGTACCGGCGAATCAACCGTGGCGGGAAAGGTATTTTTACATCCAAACTATCGGATAAAACCGGACATGTCGTCGCAGTAAAAGCTGTATCCGGACATGAAGATCTGATGCTGATAACAGTAGCAGGCGTTCTGATACGTATTCCTGTTGATAGTATTTCAGAAACCGGCCGTAACACAATGGGTGTACGCTTAATTCGCTTACAGGAAGAGGAAGAAGTAGCAACCGTTACGAGAATTGAGGAAGAAGAAGAGCATGAGGTAGAATCAGATAATTCAACGGATGAATAG
- the dnaN gene encoding DNA polymerase III subunit beta, with protein sequence MKFIISRDQLITSVQDVMKAISSRTVIPILTGIKIEAKKHGIILTGSDSDISIESYIPAEQDENVNIEHIEEGSIVLQAKYFPDIVRKLPEKMVEIESDENLKLTIRSGKAEFNLNGQDAEEYPQLPTLQTDESFEMPTDLLKSLTKQTVFAVSTMETRPILTGVHMKLNANTLTFTATDSHRLASREIPVNETNVEFSNIVVPGKSLTELNKILGDTPEPVEISVTNNQILFRTKHLKFMSRLLDGNYPETSRLIPDQSKTVLHVKTKELLNTIDRASLLAKEERNNVVKLTTEGDHLVEITSNSPEVGTVAEEITVQSMEGEELKISFSSKYMIDALKAIEYDDVKIEFTGAMRPFIIRPANEDPILQLILPVRTY encoded by the coding sequence ATGAAATTTATAATCAGTCGTGATCAATTAATTACGAGTGTACAAGACGTTATGAAAGCAATCTCGTCTCGAACTGTAATTCCAATCTTAACTGGAATAAAGATCGAAGCAAAAAAACATGGAATTATACTAACAGGAAGCGACTCAGATATATCCATTGAATCTTATATCCCAGCTGAACAAGACGAAAATGTAAATATAGAACACATTGAAGAAGGAAGTATTGTCCTCCAAGCAAAATATTTTCCTGATATCGTCCGCAAACTACCGGAAAAGATGGTGGAAATTGAATCCGATGAGAATTTAAAACTAACGATTCGCTCCGGAAAAGCGGAATTTAACTTAAATGGACAAGATGCAGAGGAATATCCACAACTTCCTACATTACAAACAGATGAAAGCTTTGAAATGCCAACAGATCTATTAAAAAGCTTAACAAAACAGACAGTTTTTGCTGTTTCAACCATGGAAACCCGCCCTATTTTGACAGGGGTTCATATGAAATTAAATGCCAACACACTAACGTTTACAGCAACCGACAGTCATCGACTTGCATCACGAGAGATTCCTGTAAATGAGACAAACGTCGAATTTTCCAATATTGTTGTACCTGGAAAAAGTTTAACCGAGTTAAATAAAATTTTAGGTGATACGCCGGAACCTGTTGAAATAAGTGTGACCAATAATCAGATTCTATTTCGGACGAAGCATTTGAAGTTTATGTCCCGTTTACTCGATGGCAATTATCCGGAAACATCAAGATTAATTCCTGATCAAAGTAAAACAGTGCTTCATGTAAAAACAAAAGAATTATTAAATACCATCGACCGTGCGTCCCTTCTCGCGAAAGAAGAACGCAATAATGTGGTGAAATTGACAACAGAAGGTGATCACTTAGTTGAAATCACAAGTAATTCCCCTGAAGTTGGAACAGTTGCAGAAGAAATTACCGTTCAATCCATGGAGGGAGAGGAACTTAAAATCTCATTTAGCTCCAAATATATGATTGATGCATTAAAAGCTATTGAATATGATGACGTAAAAATAGAATTCACCGGCGCCATGCGGCCATTTATTATTCGACCAGCAAATGAAGATCCAATTCTGCAATTGATTCTCCCAGTTAGAACTTATTAA
- the yaaA gene encoding S4 domain-containing protein YaaA, whose product MHEQIEINTEFITLGQFIKLANILESGGMVKAFLQDQGVLVNGELEHRRGRKLYPNDVVKAEGLGLFIVTSSN is encoded by the coding sequence TTGCATGAACAAATTGAAATAAATACGGAATTTATTACGTTAGGTCAATTTATCAAGCTTGCGAACATACTTGAGTCCGGCGGAATGGTCAAAGCATTCTTACAGGATCAGGGTGTTTTAGTAAACGGCGAACTCGAACATCGACGCGGAAGGAAGCTTTATCCAAATGATGTTGTGAAAGCTGAAGGGCTTGGATTATTTATCGTTACAAGTAGCAATTAG
- the recF gene encoding DNA replication/repair protein RecF (All proteins in this family for which functions are known are DNA-binding proteins that assist the filamentation of RecA onto DNA for the initiation of recombination or recombinational repair.) — MHIDQLNLKNYRNYQKLDIPFDDKVNVIIGENAQGKTNLMEAIYLLAFTKSYRTPREKELILWDEEYAKIEGRITKRNQTFPLEVVISSKGKKAKLNRMEQKRLSDYIGALNVVMFAPEDLTLVKGSPQNRRRFINMELGQIQPRYIYHLAQYQKLIKQRNHLLKKMQRQANPDNNITMLHVLTEQLIEHAATLLERRFVFLDLLRKWAGPIHHGISRELENLEIRYDATIEVSEEANKEKIETIYLNKFQEIQEKEIERGTTLIGPHRDDLIFYVNNKNVQVYGSQGQQRTTALSVKLAEIELIYNEVGEYPVLLLDDVLSELDHFRQSHLLNTIQGKVQTFVSTTSVDGINHETLRKAELFHVNGGKIDI; from the coding sequence ATGCACATTGATCAATTAAACTTAAAAAATTACCGGAATTACCAAAAATTGGATATCCCTTTCGATGATAAAGTCAATGTTATTATTGGGGAAAATGCGCAGGGAAAAACAAATTTGATGGAGGCTATTTATTTATTGGCCTTTACGAAATCATACCGCACCCCCCGTGAAAAAGAACTTATCCTTTGGGACGAAGAGTATGCTAAAATAGAAGGTAGGATAACAAAACGCAACCAGACATTTCCGCTTGAAGTTGTTATTTCGTCAAAAGGGAAAAAAGCGAAATTAAATCGAATGGAACAAAAACGATTAAGTGACTATATTGGTGCGTTAAATGTAGTAATGTTTGCACCGGAGGATTTAACGCTTGTTAAAGGCTCCCCGCAGAATCGCAGACGATTTATCAATATGGAACTTGGGCAAATTCAGCCAAGGTATATCTATCATTTAGCACAATATCAAAAATTAATTAAACAACGGAATCATTTATTAAAAAAAATGCAGCGACAGGCAAATCCTGATAACAATATAACAATGCTGCATGTATTGACAGAACAGCTAATCGAACATGCTGCAACGTTACTTGAGAGGCGGTTTGTTTTTCTGGATTTACTCAGGAAATGGGCCGGGCCGATTCATCATGGCATAAGCCGTGAACTGGAAAACCTTGAAATCAGGTATGATGCCACGATTGAGGTATCAGAAGAGGCAAATAAGGAGAAAATAGAAACAATCTATTTAAATAAATTTCAAGAGATACAGGAAAAAGAAATCGAACGTGGAACAACATTAATCGGGCCACACCGTGATGATCTGATTTTTTATGTGAATAATAAAAATGTTCAAGTCTATGGTTCCCAGGGGCAGCAGCGAACCACTGCACTATCTGTAAAACTGGCAGAGATAGAACTTATCTATAATGAAGTTGGTGAATACCCTGTTTTGCTTCTTGATGATGTGTTAAGTGAACTGGATCATTTCCGGCAATCCCACTTGTTAAATACGATCCAGGGAAAAGTTCAGACCTTTGTTTCAACAACAAGTGTTGACGGGATTAACCATGAAACTTTAAGAAAGGCAGAGCTGTTTCACGTAAACGGAGGGAAAATAGATATATGA
- a CDS encoding carboxylate--amine ligase, with amino-acid sequence MSNLPFIPIIVGTDINAYNMAISFHQAYDIKPILIGKQQMAFTDLSSVIEKIEIHPTLADEGQFVPILTTLATKLASTNKKLLLVGTNDVYVRLMIENEAELKKHFVFDLINETLMNQLQNKSNFYKLCGEHGIDTPTTYFYDCKHPKPFEEEMMYPVIIKPSNGIAYYNHPFEGQKKVYRVGSKEEVQQVIDKITSSGYQDELIIQDFIPGDDTYMWDSVIYANARGQTQLVTFGQVVLQEHTATAIGNYTAVISRYNEEMMKKLQHFLEAVGYVGFANFDLKYDTRDGKFKVFEVNIRQGRSSYYVTALGHNMAEYIADDSIYGKEKPLTYLNKEYLFTVVPKIVLRKFVSNDKVLGDVKRLIKQGKWGNPLFYKKDRNLKRKLYLFIRQVNYYRKYRNNKW; translated from the coding sequence ATGAGTAATTTACCTTTCATACCAATTATTGTTGGAACAGACATAAACGCCTATAATATGGCTATCTCTTTTCACCAAGCATATGACATCAAACCGATTTTAATTGGTAAACAGCAAATGGCATTTACCGATTTAAGTTCTGTCATTGAAAAAATTGAAATACATCCAACCCTAGCAGATGAAGGACAGTTTGTTCCCATACTCACTACGCTGGCTACGAAACTGGCTTCCACAAACAAAAAACTTCTATTAGTAGGAACAAATGACGTATACGTTCGTTTGATGATTGAAAATGAAGCGGAATTAAAGAAACATTTTGTATTTGATTTGATCAATGAGACGTTAATGAACCAGCTACAGAACAAATCGAACTTCTATAAGCTTTGCGGGGAACATGGGATTGATACGCCCACCACTTATTTTTATGATTGCAAGCATCCGAAACCCTTCGAGGAAGAGATGATGTATCCAGTCATCATAAAACCAAGTAATGGTATTGCGTATTATAATCATCCATTTGAGGGGCAGAAAAAAGTATATAGAGTGGGCTCGAAAGAAGAAGTTCAGCAGGTTATTGATAAGATCACGTCTAGTGGTTATCAGGATGAGCTTATCATCCAGGATTTTATTCCAGGTGATGATACGTACATGTGGGATTCGGTTATTTATGCAAATGCACGAGGCCAGACACAGCTTGTTACATTTGGACAGGTTGTGCTTCAGGAGCATACGGCTACTGCGATTGGAAATTACACGGCAGTAATTTCGCGCTATAACGAGGAAATGATGAAAAAGCTTCAACACTTCCTGGAAGCAGTTGGATACGTGGGTTTCGCTAATTTTGACCTGAAGTATGATACCCGTGACGGCAAATTTAAAGTGTTTGAGGTAAATATTCGCCAAGGGAGATCCAGCTACTACGTTACAGCGCTTGGACATAATATGGCAGAATATATCGCCGATGACAGCATTTATGGAAAGGAAAAGCCGCTAACTTATTTAAACAAAGAGTATTTGTTTACCGTTGTACCTAAAATCGTTCTCCGCAAATTTGTCAGTAACGATAAGGTTTTAGGTGACGTTAAACGTCTCATTAAACAAGGCAAATGGGGGAATCCATTATTTTATAAAAAAGATCGCAATCTCAAACGTAAACTCTATTTATTCATACGTCAGGTCAACTATTATCGTAAATATAGGAATAATAAATGGTAA
- a CDS encoding YaaC family protein produces the protein MEKKTIESLYTYLQTLKTSQTFLKNCYKDLPNSDAGLKSFENSGTFMFYLDHGRIFLTEGEKVDIRLKPLLYFYGLVHLLKACILTNRPDYPESTTVLAHGVTARKRKKKNYTFTGDEVKIQQNGLFSYAYNHLFNAEVPPFQKVKMDTLLGLIPEMSDFFSYSREEKSISIGKKAATDLNFPLHLLDSYHLTKAAFIQRVRVYLPAILDTKTSNEQLHIKLEKPMQCITGPFYLHLDKQEIYFPRSRDNFLSIHEIMVHYLLLYNLSMISRYETEYWGELISTKSELDYAIISHYLNVAADKISFLLGEWLFERALN, from the coding sequence ATGGAAAAAAAGACAATCGAATCTCTATACACCTATTTACAAACACTAAAAACCAGCCAGACCTTTTTGAAAAATTGCTACAAGGATCTGCCAAATAGCGATGCTGGTTTAAAAAGCTTTGAAAACAGTGGAACGTTTATGTTTTACCTGGATCATGGCAGGATTTTTTTAACAGAAGGGGAAAAGGTAGATATCAGACTCAAACCACTTTTATATTTTTATGGACTTGTCCATTTGCTAAAGGCATGCATTCTTACAAACCGGCCCGATTATCCGGAGTCCACAACTGTCCTGGCACATGGCGTAACGGCCAGAAAACGTAAGAAAAAGAACTATACCTTTACGGGAGATGAGGTGAAAATCCAACAAAATGGTTTATTTAGTTATGCCTACAACCATTTATTCAATGCAGAAGTACCACCATTTCAAAAGGTAAAAATGGATACACTGCTTGGACTGATCCCTGAAATGAGTGATTTTTTCTCCTATAGTAGAGAGGAAAAATCTATTTCGATTGGAAAAAAGGCGGCAACTGACTTAAACTTTCCACTCCACCTGCTGGATAGTTATCATTTAACTAAAGCCGCATTCATTCAGCGTGTTCGCGTTTATTTACCAGCTATTTTGGATACAAAAACCTCAAATGAGCAGCTTCATATTAAACTCGAAAAACCGATGCAATGCATAACCGGTCCGTTTTACTTGCATCTGGATAAACAGGAAATATACTTTCCCCGTAGCCGAGATAATTTTTTGTCCATTCATGAGATCATGGTTCATTATTTACTTTTATATAATTTGAGCATGATCAGCCGCTACGAGACAGAGTATTGGGGTGAGCTTATTTCTACCAAATCTGAACTGGATTATGCAATTATTTCCCATTACTTAAACGTAGCTGCTGACAAGATTTCCTTTTTACTTGGTGAATGGCTGTTTGAAAGGGCCCTGAATTAG
- the remB gene encoding extracellular matrix regulator RemB yields the protein MFMHIGNDHVIRSNDIIAIVDYNLISSSSIMEEMMTESNKQKKVVGPMNDAKSVMVTTEIIYYSTLSVATLKKRASMISTISRLDDFSDEIE from the coding sequence ATGTTTATGCATATAGGCAATGATCATGTTATCAGGTCGAATGATATCATTGCGATCGTTGATTATAATTTAATCTCATCATCTTCCATTATGGAGGAGATGATGACAGAATCGAACAAGCAAAAGAAGGTTGTTGGACCAATGAATGATGCAAAATCGGTTATGGTCACGACAGAGATCATTTATTACAGCACATTATCTGTTGCAACCTTAAAGAAACGAGCAAGTATGATTTCCACGATTAGTAGACTAGATGACTTTTCAGACGAAATAGAATAA
- the gyrB gene encoding DNA topoisomerase (ATP-hydrolyzing) subunit B: MSMEEKDENQAYGADQIQVLEGLEAVRKRPGMYIGTTSGKGLHHLVWEIVDNSIDEALAGYCDHIQVIIEKDNSITVKDNGRGIPVDVQKKTGRPALEVIMTVLHAGGKFGGGGYKVSGGLHGVGASVVNALSSNLEVYVHRDEKIYFLQFKKGIPQGEIEVVGDTDITGTMTHFNPDPEIFEEGTTFEYDTLAQRLRELAFLNRGLTITLEDKRTDEDPVSYYYEGGISSYVEYINQTKDVLHEPFYAEGEDGGIAVEVAIQYNDGFASNLYSFANNIHTYEGGTHEFGFRTGLTRVINDYARKNNLYKENDPNLSGDDVREGMTAIVSIKHPDPQFEGQTKTKLGNSEVRTVTDSVFSETFSKFLFENPSIGKIIVEKGLMASRARIAAKKARELTRRKSALEVSNLPGKLADCSSRDPAISELYIVEGDSAGGSAKTGRSRHFQAILPLRGKILNVEKARLDKILSNREVRSMITALGTGIAEDFDITKARYHKVVIMTDADVDGAHIRTLLLTFFYRYMRPLIEHGYIYIAQPPLYKIQQGKTAHYAYNDADMEKILNEIPKSPKPGLQRYKGLGEMDATQLWDTTMNPETRTLLQVDLTDAIDADQVFDMLMGDKVEPRRIFIEENAQYVENLDV, from the coding sequence ATGTCAATGGAAGAGAAAGATGAGAACCAAGCATATGGTGCTGACCAAATTCAGGTCCTTGAAGGATTGGAAGCAGTTCGGAAAAGACCAGGTATGTACATTGGAACAACAAGTGGAAAAGGGTTGCATCACCTTGTATGGGAAATCGTTGACAATAGTATTGACGAGGCTTTAGCAGGTTATTGTGATCATATTCAGGTGATTATTGAAAAAGATAACAGTATCACTGTAAAAGATAATGGGCGCGGCATCCCTGTTGATGTACAGAAAAAAACCGGAAGACCCGCTCTCGAGGTTATTATGACCGTACTCCACGCAGGTGGTAAATTCGGAGGCGGTGGATATAAGGTATCAGGCGGTCTGCACGGTGTTGGCGCATCCGTTGTTAACGCGTTGTCCAGTAATTTGGAAGTATATGTTCACCGTGACGAGAAAATTTATTTCTTGCAGTTTAAAAAAGGAATACCTCAAGGTGAAATTGAAGTCGTTGGCGATACAGACATTACAGGGACGATGACACACTTTAATCCTGACCCGGAGATTTTTGAAGAAGGCACAACATTTGAATATGATACATTGGCTCAGCGCTTGCGAGAGTTAGCCTTTTTAAATCGAGGTTTAACAATAACGCTTGAGGATAAACGAACCGATGAGGACCCGGTAAGCTACTATTATGAAGGTGGCATCAGTTCCTATGTGGAGTATATTAACCAAACGAAAGATGTACTGCATGAGCCTTTCTATGCAGAGGGAGAAGATGGGGGCATTGCTGTAGAGGTAGCCATTCAATATAACGATGGATTTGCAAGCAACCTTTATTCATTTGCTAATAATATTCATACGTATGAGGGCGGTACACATGAATTTGGTTTCAGAACCGGTCTGACAAGAGTAATAAATGATTATGCACGCAAAAATAATCTATATAAGGAAAATGACCCTAACCTCTCCGGCGATGACGTACGTGAAGGAATGACAGCGATCGTTTCCATCAAGCATCCTGATCCACAGTTTGAAGGACAAACCAAAACAAAGCTCGGGAATAGTGAGGTACGTACCGTTACCGATTCCGTATTCAGTGAGACATTTTCCAAATTTCTGTTTGAGAACCCATCTATCGGAAAAATCATTGTAGAAAAGGGTCTCATGGCTTCTCGTGCACGAATAGCAGCGAAGAAGGCGCGTGAATTAACACGAAGGAAAAGTGCGCTGGAAGTTTCCAATCTGCCAGGAAAACTAGCTGACTGTTCATCCAGAGATCCAGCAATCAGCGAATTGTATATTGTTGAGGGTGACTCTGCGGGTGGTTCTGCCAAGACAGGACGCAGCCGCCATTTTCAAGCAATCCTCCCTTTACGCGGTAAAATTTTAAACGTGGAAAAAGCACGTCTCGACAAAATCTTATCCAATAGGGAAGTACGATCCATGATTACAGCGCTTGGTACAGGGATTGCTGAAGACTTTGATATCACCAAAGCACGTTATCATAAAGTGGTTATCATGACAGATGCGGATGTTGATGGTGCACATATACGAACATTATTATTAACATTTTTCTATCGTTATATGCGCCCATTAATTGAACATGGTTATATTTATATCGCGCAGCCGCCACTTTATAAAATTCAACAAGGGAAAACAGCTCATTATGCATACAATGATGCGGATATGGAGAAAATCTTGAACGAAATTCCGAAATCACCAAAGCCTGGTTTGCAGCGTTACAAAGGGCTTGGTGAGATGGATGCGACGCAGTTATGGGATACAACCATGAATCCGGAAACCCGCACATTATTGCAGGTAGACTTAACAGATGCGATTGATGCGGATCAAGTCTTTGATATGTTAATGGGTGATAAAGTAGAACCAAGGCGAATTTTTATTGAGGAAAATGCTCAGTATGTTGAGAATTTAGACGTATGA